TCCGAAGAGCCTCGCCATGGCCATGAACCTCGGCCAGGTCGCCCTGGCGATGGAGACGGAGGTCGTCGTTTACTTCACGTTCGACGGCCTCTCGCACCTGCTGTCGGGCGAGAAGGATCTCGGCGACTTCGAGCGGATGGTCGAGGCGGGCGTACCCGATCCCTACGGGTTGCTCGCGGACTTCGTGGAGGCCGGGGACGACCTCGTCACGACCGTGGCCTGCACGACGACCATCGATATGCTGGGCTGGGACCGCGA
The nucleotide sequence above comes from Halosolutus halophilus. Encoded proteins:
- a CDS encoding DsrE family protein; translated protein: MATVDKIGIIVYSDDPKSLAMAMNLGQVALAMETEVVVYFTFDGLSHLLSGEKDLGDFERMVEAGVPDPYGLLADFVEAGDDLVTTVACTTTIDMLGWDREAMDESLTTEFAGAAAFLDETADAAHVFSFG